CCATAATGATTACCGCAACGGCATTGATGCAGGTTTGCGGTCGGGAGCTTGAGCGGGATGGCAACGAACACCGATGGCCTGAACGAGTACCAACAGCGCCGGCTGAGCGTCACGTGCAGGCACATCGACAAACTGCTGTCTGACATCGAAGCCGTTCTCTGGGCGTCGGCGTCAAAATCGCCTTTTCCGAAATACATTTCCGACATTTCCCCTGCGCAGCGGCGCGTCAGCGAAGACTACATCGCGCGCATTCGCGCTCGTCTTGTCCGCACTCTGGAGAGCCAGGATATTTCGATCGAGCCGCCGTCGATTCCGGCAACACGTACTTTGTACATGGCCCTCACGTTTGTCGACATCTCGGTGGAAGAGCTTCGGCCACGGTACATGCGAGGTTATGGTGAAGTTTCCCCCGCGGCGGCCACCGAGTTGAACGGGATCGTGGGTGAGTTGGAAGGGCTCGTCAATCAGCTCAACATCTTCATCGGTCAAGCCTCCGTCAGCAATCTTCAACAGCGAATCGAGGCGCTGGAATCTGCTGGTACGGACACGAAGCTGCTTAAGAGCCTGGAGCGCATTATTGGCGAGCGGGGCCTGGTCGAATTTCGCTCCACGCTCAGCATGATCTTGGAACGCCTGGAGGACAAACGCTTCGAGATCGCGATCTTCGGCCGAGCCAGCTCGGGAAAGTCGTCGCTGCTTAACCACATGCTGCAGAACGAAGTGTTGCCGGTCGGAGTCACGCCGATCACGGCACTGCCAACGCGGCTGGTGTTCGGCGAAGCTCCGGCCATACAGGTCTGGTACGCCGACAATCGGGCGTCCGAGGCATTCGGCATTTCGCGATTGGCCGAATTTGTCGTAGAAGAGCACAACCCGGGAAATGCCAAGCATGTGAGCAGAGTTGTGGTCCAGTTTCCGTCGGCTGCATTGCGCGACGGCATTGTGTTCGTTGACACGCCCGGACTGGGCTCGTTGGCAACCTCTGGGGCGGCCGAGACCATCGCTTATCTGCCTCGCTGCGATCTCGGGGTGGTGCTCATTGATGCGGGATCAACGCTTACGCCCGACGATCTGCAAACCATCCAAGCGCTGTATCAGGCGGGCATTCCAGCCAACGTCCTGCTCAGCAAGGCCGACCTGCTGACGGACTCGAATCGCGCCAAGATGATCGGTTATGCCCGGGAACATATTCGCTCGGAGCTTAATCTGGACATCACCGTCCATCCGGTCAGCGTCTTGCCCGGCCATGAGCCATTGTTCCAAGCGTGGCTTAAGGAGGACATCGCGCCGTTGTTCGAACGTCGGCAGGAACTGAAGTTGCGCTCCCTGCAGCGCAAAATCGGCATGTTGCGCGAATCCGTTGGCGCGGCCCTGCGCGCACGAATCACGCGCGCGGAGCACACCTCGTCTGCGATTACAACCGACACGCGCGTGCTGGATGCGAACTTCCGCCAGGCAACGGCGCGCATTGAGGAAACCGAAACTGCGGCGAAGCGGATCGTCGAAGATTTGTCCAAGTCAGCCGATGCGGTTCTGGATACTGCTGCGCAGAGCTTAGTGGAAGCCTGGGCGTCTGCAGATGCAGCAGCCGCACCCGATGACACGGCAGTACGCAACGCGGTGCAGACTCACACTCAGACGCGGGTCAACGCAGTTCAGGAGCTGCTGTCCGGATTGGCACAAGACCTGGCAAGCGTTCTGAATGACACCGCACAAGATCTGCAGATCGCAAATGCTCCCGCGGCCGAAGAGTTCGACGGAGTCTTGCGGGAGATGCCGGCATTCGATCCGTCTCCCTTCCGGCTACGGGTGTCACCTCCAACAATAGCGAGTTTGCTGGGCAAAGGGATGGCACAGCGTGCTACTCAGCGCCAGCTTCGGGAGCGCATCGGGTCGAAGCTGGCCGACGCTCTCGACACGTATGGCGGATTGCTACGGTCTTGGCTGGAAAATGTCATTGCTCACCTGCATCGACGGTTTGAGGCATATGCCGGAGCCTATCGAGCGCAATTGGAGCGGACCTTCGCTGGTGGTGATGCGTCTGGCGATGAAAAGAGGGGAATTGAGGCGGATCTGAAAGAGCTAGGCATGGATACAGACGCAACCAGGCCAGCGGTTCACGTTTAGGTAGAGGGTAGAACGGGAAGCAAATTCCGGAAAGGAAACAGGCGGATTGATCAAGTACGTGATGGTGGGAAGAGGAAGGTTCAACGTCCAGATTTCCCTCAACGCTCTCCATCGGCAACCTCCCGAGGCGACGGGGGCAGTAAATCAATGCTCTTTCCGAAGTGGGAATCGATCACCGGCGATTATGTCGCGTTCACCAATCGTCGGATTTTGTGATTGACCGAGCGCAATGGAACAATCCGGGATCTGTATGGCACGACTCTGTTCGAAAGTTCTACGCGGCAGGTCTTGAGGTTGACCATGTTGCCGGTTGGTGACGGCGGCCGATGGAAGCTTTCTTTGGTCTCGGTCTGTTTTGGCAAGTTCCGGTTGGGAAGCAGTGGCTGGAGGAGTACGGACGTTTTGTATTGGCCGGGAACAGGATTATCGCAGGCGTTTTTCGGTGAGATGCGATCGAAAAATTACGTATCTGGTTTGCCGGTTCGTTCCCCCCCGACCGTCACGAAGTGCTCGAGGAATTCGATGACATACCGTCGCCGAATTCAGGGTGTACCAGTTGGATTCACGGCTCAGTCCGGAGCAGAAGCGAGCGGGCGTGTTTCATTATCGCTGGATTCGGCTGGAAGCTCCCGTGGCCGAACCAGACGATCAGATGAACGCGACTTAGGAAAGCAATGGTAGGGAACGTTTATGACTAAAGAGAATCAACACGCTCCCCCCGCTCCTTGGCAACCCGAAACGGATACGCAGAGCGGTAACACCCCCGCTGAATCGATTGACGCGCTTGGCAGGATTGCTACGATCGCAGCCGAACTGGGCAGCGACCGCATCGCTCTGGAGGCGAATGAGCTCGCGGAACGAGTTAGCGAAGGCCGCTTCTACGTAGCTTGCGTCGGCCAGTTCAAACGCGGGAAATCCACGCTTCTGGACGCGCTGGTCGGTGAGCCGGTCGTGCCAACCGGCATCACGCCAGTGACGTCAGTGGCGACCGTGATCCGCTACGGCGAGCGCCGCGCGGCACGCGTGCGCTCCACCGACGGCGAGTGGAGGTCTATCCCACCGAAGGACTTGGAGCAATATGTTTCGGAGGAGCACAACCCGGAAAACGCAAAAGGCGTTAATGCGGCGGAAGCCTTTGTCCCCAGCCCGCTGCTGGCAACGGGGATGTGCCTGGTGGATACTCCCGGTCTCGGT
This genomic stretch from Terriglobia bacterium harbors:
- a CDS encoding dynamin family protein — encoded protein: MATNTDGLNEYQQRRLSVTCRHIDKLLSDIEAVLWASASKSPFPKYISDISPAQRRVSEDYIARIRARLVRTLESQDISIEPPSIPATRTLYMALTFVDISVEELRPRYMRGYGEVSPAAATELNGIVGELEGLVNQLNIFIGQASVSNLQQRIEALESAGTDTKLLKSLERIIGERGLVEFRSTLSMILERLEDKRFEIAIFGRASSGKSSLLNHMLQNEVLPVGVTPITALPTRLVFGEAPAIQVWYADNRASEAFGISRLAEFVVEEHNPGNAKHVSRVVVQFPSAALRDGIVFVDTPGLGSLATSGAAETIAYLPRCDLGVVLIDAGSTLTPDDLQTIQALYQAGIPANVLLSKADLLTDSNRAKMIGYAREHIRSELNLDITVHPVSVLPGHEPLFQAWLKEDIAPLFERRQELKLRSLQRKIGMLRESVGAALRARITRAEHTSSAITTDTRVLDANFRQATARIEETETAAKRIVEDLSKSADAVLDTAAQSLVEAWASADAAAAPDDTAVRNAVQTHTQTRVNAVQELLSGLAQDLASVLNDTAQDLQIANAPAAEEFDGVLREMPAFDPSPFRLRVSPPTIASLLGKGMAQRATQRQLRERIGSKLADALDTYGGLLRSWLENVIAHLHRRFEAYAGAYRAQLERTFAGGDASGDEKRGIEADLKELGMDTDATRPAVHV